The proteins below come from a single Drosophila miranda strain MSH22 chromosome Y unlocalized genomic scaffold, D.miranda_PacBio2.1 Contig_Y1_pilon, whole genome shotgun sequence genomic window:
- the LOC117191698 gene encoding uncharacterized protein LOC117191698 produces the protein MHFTKTRSCRSTMPLMLLLIVLTAGAWCASSSKPLEKRSLALDVYPEASIPWAITSGPRALNGGPWNLGWPTWSGGHTSLGIGPTPNEVAHAISVAKQASANVLIAQQHLQAAKENVLNQQRIATERQTQAVILKQKSQAAAAIQRSEAIQQRLAASKAAVAHAAAHAAAAEIQKTEHEAAKLGHFTRNAHPGVGNPLPTIGSGNNNFSPSNVETIGFGHWLSGSTAGKSVNNWY, from the coding sequence ATGCATTTCACAAAGACACGAAGCTGCCGGTCAACTATGCCATTGATGCTTCTACTAATTGTTCTAACTGCTGGTGCCTGGTGTGCTTCCAGCTCCAAGCCGTTAGAAAAGCGGAGTCTCGCTTTGGACGTCTATCCCGAAGCCAGCATTCCATGGGCTATAACGAGTGGCCCGCGAGCTTTGAACGGAGGGCCTTGGAACCTTGGTTGGCCCACTTGGAGTGGGGGACACACCTCGCTGGGAATCGGGCCGACACCCAACGAAGTTGCACACGCTATTTCGGTAGCTAAGCAGGCCTCAGCCAATGTTCTTATAGCGCAGCAGCATTTACAAGCGGCTAAGGAAAACGTGTTAAATCAGCAACGCATCGCCACGGAAAGACAAACTCAGGCAGTAATACTGAAGCAAAAGTCTCAGGCGGCGGCTGCGATTCAACGTTCTGAGGCGATACAGCAGCGTCTTGCTGCCTCAAAGGCAGCTGTGGCACATGCTGCTGCTCATGCAGCTGCTGCGGAAATCCAGAAAACCGAACATGAGGCGGCCAAGCTTGGCCACTTCACAAGAAACGCGCACCCGGGAGTTGGTAATCCACTCCCTACTATTGGATCgggaaataataatttttCGCCCTCCAATGTAGAAACGATCGGATTTGGGCATTGGCTCTCTGGCAGTACCGCAGGGAAATCTGTCAATAATTGGTACTga
- the LOC117190830 gene encoding uncharacterized protein LOC117190830: MWNANQLPTQPRQFYLGLLLITICAVLSEDVCAVPTDQSYVENTHGQDGGGMQALQKRPAFFVGSRYGRSSGNAVTGGGATSVDSSKTRCLIIVPRNDRFFLGSRYGKRNGEYLSPYEQNSLSLALSKDSSQDVEQQTSNTNSRLRPSLMSCVYKGISNYYRCKGRPSLCSL; encoded by the exons ATGTGGAATGCGAATCAGCTCCCTACACAGCCGCGACAATTTTATTTGGGGCTCTTATTGATTACGATTTGCGCGGTGCTGTCCGAGGACGTATGTGCAGTGCCCACCGATCAATCGTATGTTGAAAACACGCATGGGCAAGACGGCGGAG GTATGCAAGCATTGCAAAAAAGGCCAGCCTTCTTTGTGGGAAGTCGCTACGGGCGGTCCAGCGGCAACGCTGTCACCGGCGGTGGGGCAACTAGTGTTGATAGCTCGAAAACGCGATGTCTCATAATTGTACCACGAAATGATCGTTTTTTTCTTGGCTCTCGATATGGAAAACGGAACGGCGAGTATTTGTCCCCCTACGAACAAAACAGCCTAAGCCTGGCCCTCAGCAAAGACTCGTCACAGGATGTGGAGCAACAGACATCAAACACCAACAGCAGGTTACGGCCATCCCTTATGTCATGCGTCTACAAAGGCATCAGCAATTACTATCGTTGTAAAGG